In Lycium ferocissimum isolate CSIRO_LF1 chromosome 11, AGI_CSIRO_Lferr_CH_V1, whole genome shotgun sequence, a single genomic region encodes these proteins:
- the LOC132037690 gene encoding receptor-like serine/threonine-protein kinase ALE2 isoform X7, whose translation MGGVKLHLLCLVVLELCAFAFSQGSKGFSLSPSPSASTAIPPIEEGIPSSVSHGNALRSNAPAPAFELNGTSPPANVFPPPKEVLTPSQQPSAPIILPTPSSAPPAITSAPPQIASLPAPPPTVITWNVPAPVLPPSAPKADHRHTEQPVVVPEAPAPVSSPGRKSPDDAPTKAPQVPGSTPPSESRPSESPLSSNGPAPRENPQNSLPTLPRSPDISPSIPPVLNAPAPREKPQNPLPTLPRIPDISPSTPPVLNAPAPREKPQNPLPTLPRNPEISPSTPPVLNAPAPRGKPQNHLPTHPIIPEVSPSIPPVFNAPSPRGKPQDPLPARPTNPEVSPSIPPATVAPPPRKLPNNSLPSHPRFPRKPPSVSPVKHDITPVSTPWPSINHKRASAPTVAPPNRMTNRHPAKAPTEHKAMGRSTNAPPHKFPNSPPEEGSYPPLSAPSTSFQRDHHLKDNMTAITPSPYEVYPPVSTEQGPLIPPSPSFHSKSYPKTNLRPHSHSPGTSVSPLLAPLTSPESHDSPAISESPTASSRPTKKPFVSPKMSPSGSPPRHPKIPRPFQALPPPPPNQDCASLTCAEPFTNGPPKAPCVCVLPMRVGLRLSVALYTFFPLVSELATEIAVGVFMDPSQVRIMGANSASQYPEKTIVLIDLVPLGEKFDNTTAFLTSQRFWHKQVVIKASLFGDYDVLYVQYPGLPPSPPSAASDIDTIGSQPYPGDNNGSTKPLGVDVSGKQHKNGPNRSVIAVIVLSASVAVILGCAVAWVLLFRHRDRGYQSEPTPLTTLPSLAKSSGIATSIIGSRPNSPSLSFSSSFAAYTGSARTFSSNEIERATDRFNEARVLGEGGFGVVYSGVLDDGMEVAVKVLKRDDQQGGREFLAEVEMLSRLHHRNLVKLIGICLEERSRCLLYELIPNGSVESHLHGIDKEISPLDWNARIKIALGAARGLAYLHEDSSPRVIHRDFKSSNILLEHDFTPKVSDFGLARAALEEGSRHISTRVMGTFGYVAPEYAMTGHLLVKSDVYSYGVVLLELLTGRKPVDMSQPPGQENLVAWARPLLTSEEGLELIVDRTLGPDFPFDDIVKVAAIASMCVQPEVSHRPFMGEVVQALKLVCNECEQTKGIMSRSCSRDDLSIDMDGRISTSSSQVLNTRRPQSPGSNSDSELDVERGLSMSDLLSPLASYGKQESGSFRRYSSSGPIRKGKTRRLWHKMRRLSGGSVSEHGVMLGLRPGSH comes from the exons ATGGGTGGGGTGAAGCTGCACCTTCTTTGCTTGGTGGTGTTGGAATTATGTGCCTTTGCTTTCTCTCAGGGATCTAAAG GTTTCAGTTTATCCCCCTCTCCATCAGCATCAACTGCAATTCCTCCTATTGAAGAGGGAATTCCCTCTTCCGTCTCTCATGGGAATGCATTGAGAAGTAATGCACCTGCTCCTGCATTTGAGCTAAATG GGACTTCTCCTCCTGCAAATGTTTTTCCACCACCGAAAGAAGTTCTTACACCATCTCAGCAACCAAGTGCTCCTATAATATTGCCAACACCCAGTTCAGCCCCACCCGCAATCACTTCGGCCCCGCCACAAATCGCTTCTCTACCAGCTCCTCCTCCTACTGTGATTACGTGGAATGTTCCTGCTCCAGTTCTGCCTCCAAGTGCTCCTAAGGCAGATCATCGACATACTGAGCAGCCTGTTGTTGTGCCAGAAGCTCCTG CACCAGTCTCGTCACCTGGAAGGAAATCACCTGACGACGCACCAACTAAAGCTCCACAGGTACCTGGATCTACGCCACCTAGTGAGAGCAGGCCATCAGAGAGTCCTCTCTCCTCAAATGGCCCAG CTCCAAGGGAAAATCCGCAAAATTCACTGCCCACTCTCCCAAGAAGTCCAGATATTTCACCATCCATTCCACCAG TCCTGAATGCGCCTGCCCCAAGGGAAAAGCCACAAAATCCACTGCCCACCCTCCCAAGAATTCCAGATATTTCACCATCCACTCCACCAG TCCTGAATGCCCCTGCCCCAAGGGAAAAGCCACAAAATCCACTACCCACCCTCCCAAGAAATCCAGAAATTTCACCATCCACTCCACCAG tCCTGAATGCGCCTGCTCCAAGGGGAAAGCCCCAAAATCATCTGCCCACCCACCCAATCATTCCAGAAGTCTCACCATCTATTCCACCAG TCTTTAATGCGCCTTCTCCAAGGGGAAAGCCACAAGATCCACTGCCCGCCCGCCCAACCAATCCCGAAGTCTCACCATCTATTCCACCAG CGACAGTTGCACCACCTCCAAGGAAGTTGCCTAACAATTCACTACCCAGCCATCCAAGATTTCCTCGAAAACCTCCATCCGTTTCACCAG TTAAGCATGATATAACCCCTGTATCAACTCCGTGGCCAAGCATCAACCACAAAAGAGCAAGTGCTCCAACTGTTGCACCTCCTAATAGAATGACCAATCGGCATCCAGCAAAAG CTCCCACTGAACACAAAGCCATGGGGCGCTCTACTAATGCTCCTCCTCATAAATTCCCTAATTCTCCCCCCGAGGAAGGATCATATCCTCCCTTATCTGCACCTTCAACCTCATTTCAGAGGGATCACCACCTAAAAGATAATATGACAGCAATCACTCCATCACCCTATGAAGTTTATCCTCCTGTTTCAACTGAACAAG GTCCGTTGATCCCTCCATCTCCTTCGTTTCactcaaaatcatatccaaagactAACCTTAGGCCCCACTCTCATTCACCAG GAACGTCGGTATCACCGTTGCTTGCGCCTTTAACTTCTCCAGAAAGCCACGATTCTCCTGCAATATCAGAGTCTCCAACTGCTTCATCTAGACCAACTAAAA AACCATTTGTTTCCCCTAAAATGTCTCCCTCTGGGTCTCCACCAAGGCATCCAAAGATACCGCGTCCATTTCAAGCACTACCACCTCCACCTCCTAATCAAG ATTGCGCATCATTGACTTGTGCAGAGCCTTTCACAAATGGTCCACCAAAAGCACCTTGTGTTTGTGTCTTGCCTATGCGAGTTGGACTACGCCTTAGTGTAGCACTCTACACCTTCTTCCCTTTGGTTTCAGAGCTGGCAACAGAAATTGCTGTTGGGGTATTTATGGATCCAAGTCAAGTTCGTATTATGGGAGCAAATTCAGCCAGCCAGTATCCAGAGAAGACCATTGTCCTTATTGATTTGGTACcccttggagaaaaatttgataACACTACAGCATTTCTGACATCGCAAAGATTCTGGCACAAACAAGTTGTTATAAAAGCTTCTCTTTTTGgtgattatgatgtgttgtATGTGCAATATCCAG GTCTTCCTCCGTCTCCACCTTCAGCAGCTTCAGACATTGATACCATAGGTAGCCAACCATATCCTGGTGATAATAATGGAAGTACCAAGCCCCTTGGAGTTGATGTCAGCGGGAAACAGCACAAAAATGGGCCAAATCGGAGTGTCATAGCAGTAATTGTATTGTCAGCCTCTGTCGCAGTTATTTTAGGCTGTGCCGTTGCATGGGTTTTGCTTTTCAGACATAGAGATCGTGGGTATCAGTCAGAACCAACTCCACTAACTACATTACCATCCCTTGCAAAGTCATCAG GGATTGCAACCTCCATCATTGGGAGCAGGCCAAACTCTCCTTCATTATCCTTTAGTTCTAGCTTTGCTGCGTATACTGGTTCGGCTAGAACATTCAGTTCAAATGAAATTGAGAGAGCAACTGACCGCTTCAATGAAGCAAGAGTACTAGGTGAAGGGGGATTTGGTGTTGTTTATAGTGGTGTGCTTGATGATGGGATGGAAGTGGCAGTGAAAGTCCTCAAGAGAGATGATCAACAGGGTGGTCGTGAATTTTTGGCCGAAGTAGAGATGCTTAGCCGCCTCCATCATAGGAACTTGGTCAAGTTGATAGGAATATGTCTTGAGGAGCGCAGTCGCTGTTTACTTTATGAGCTCATCCCAAATGGAAGCGTGGAATCTCACCTTCATG GTATTGACAAGGAAATTTCTCCACTTGATTGGAATGCCCGAATAAAAATAGCACTTGGTGCTGCCCGAGGCCTGGCCTATTTGCATGAAGATTCCAGTCCCCGAGTCATACACAGGGATTTTAAGTCTAGTAACATCTTACTGGAACATGATTTCACCCCGAAAGTGTCTGATTTTGGTTTGGCAAGAGCTGCATTAGAGGAAGGAAGCAGACACATATCGACTCGAGTCATGGGAACTTTTGG GTATGTAGCTCCAGAATATGCTATGACAGGGCATCTTCTTGTAAAAAGTGATGTTTACAGCTATGGGGTTGTCCTGCTTGAGCTGCTAACTGGAAGAAAGCCAGTGGATATGTCCCAGCCACCAGGTCAAGAGAATTTAGTCGCTTGGGCACGCCCACTCCTTACGAGTGAAGAAGGTCTTGAGTTGATTGTGGATCGTACTTTGGGGCCTGATTTCCCATTTGATGACATCGTAAAAGTAGCTGCTATTGCTTCAATGTGTGTTCAACCAGAGGTATCTCACAGGCCTTTCATGGGTGAGGTCGTCCAGGCCTTGAAGCTGGTATGTAATGAATGCGAACAGACAAAAGGCATCATGTCTCGAAGTTGTAGCCGAGATGATCTGTCTATTGACATGGATGGTAGGATAAGTACATCTTCAAGCCAAGTGTTGAACACTAGACGACCTCAATCCCCGGGCTCTAACTCGGACAGTGAGTTGGATGTTGAGAGGGGACTTTCAATGTCAGATTTACTTAGTCCGTTAGCAAGCTATGGGAAGCAAGAATCTGGTTCATTTAGGAGGTACTCTAGCTCAGGTCCTATCAGAAAAGGAAAAACCAGGAGGCTATGGCATAAAATGAGAAGATTATCTGGAGGTAGTGTGAGCGAGCATGGCGTGATGTTAGGGTTACGGCCTGGATCCCACTAA
- the LOC132037690 gene encoding receptor-like serine/threonine-protein kinase ALE2 isoform X10: MGGVKLHLLCLVVLELCAFAFSQGSKGFSLSPSPSASTAIPPIEEGIPSSVSHGNALRSNAPAPAFELNGTSPPANVFPPPKEVLTPSQQPSAPIILPTPSSAPPAITSAPPQIASLPAPPPTVITWNVPAPVLPPSAPKADHRHTEQPVVVPEAPAPVSSPGRKSPDDAPTKAPQVPGSTPPSESRPSESPLSSNGPAPRENPQNSLPTLPRSPDISPSIPPVLNAPAPREKPQNPLPTLPRIPDISPSTPPVLNAPAPRGKPQNHLPTHPIIPEVSPSIPPVFNAPSPRGKPQDPLPARPTNPEVSPSIPPATVAPPPRKLPNNSLPSHPRFPRKPPSVSPVKHDITPVSTPWPSINHKRASAPTVAPPNRMTNRHPAKAPTEHKAMGRSTNAPPHKFPNSPPEEGSYPPLSAPSTSFQRDHHLKDNMTAITPSPYEVYPPVSTEQGPLIPPSPSFHSKSYPKTNLRPHSHSPGTSVSPLLAPLTSPESHDSPAISESPTASSRPTKKPFVSPKMSPSGSPPRHPKIPRPFQALPPPPPNQDCASLTCAEPFTNGPPKAPCVCVLPMRVGLRLSVALYTFFPLVSELATEIAVGVFMDPSQVRIMGANSASQYPEKTIVLIDLVPLGEKFDNTTAFLTSQRFWHKQVVIKASLFGDYDVLYVQYPGLPPSPPSAASDIDTIGSQPYPGDNNGSTKPLGVDVSGKQHKNGPNRSVIAVIVLSASVAVILGCAVAWVLLFRHRDRGYQSEPTPLTTLPSLAKSSGIATSIIGSRPNSPSLSFSSSFAAYTGSARTFSSNEIERATDRFNEARVLGEGGFGVVYSGVLDDGMEVAVKVLKRDDQQGGREFLAEVEMLSRLHHRNLVKLIGICLEERSRCLLYELIPNGSVESHLHGIDKEISPLDWNARIKIALGAARGLAYLHEDSSPRVIHRDFKSSNILLEHDFTPKVSDFGLARAALEEGSRHISTRVMGTFGYVAPEYAMTGHLLVKSDVYSYGVVLLELLTGRKPVDMSQPPGQENLVAWARPLLTSEEGLELIVDRTLGPDFPFDDIVKVAAIASMCVQPEVSHRPFMGEVVQALKLVCNECEQTKGIMSRSCSRDDLSIDMDGRISTSSSQVLNTRRPQSPGSNSDSELDVERGLSMSDLLSPLASYGKQESGSFRRYSSSGPIRKGKTRRLWHKMRRLSGGSVSEHGVMLGLRPGSH; this comes from the exons ATGGGTGGGGTGAAGCTGCACCTTCTTTGCTTGGTGGTGTTGGAATTATGTGCCTTTGCTTTCTCTCAGGGATCTAAAG GTTTCAGTTTATCCCCCTCTCCATCAGCATCAACTGCAATTCCTCCTATTGAAGAGGGAATTCCCTCTTCCGTCTCTCATGGGAATGCATTGAGAAGTAATGCACCTGCTCCTGCATTTGAGCTAAATG GGACTTCTCCTCCTGCAAATGTTTTTCCACCACCGAAAGAAGTTCTTACACCATCTCAGCAACCAAGTGCTCCTATAATATTGCCAACACCCAGTTCAGCCCCACCCGCAATCACTTCGGCCCCGCCACAAATCGCTTCTCTACCAGCTCCTCCTCCTACTGTGATTACGTGGAATGTTCCTGCTCCAGTTCTGCCTCCAAGTGCTCCTAAGGCAGATCATCGACATACTGAGCAGCCTGTTGTTGTGCCAGAAGCTCCTG CACCAGTCTCGTCACCTGGAAGGAAATCACCTGACGACGCACCAACTAAAGCTCCACAGGTACCTGGATCTACGCCACCTAGTGAGAGCAGGCCATCAGAGAGTCCTCTCTCCTCAAATGGCCCAG CTCCAAGGGAAAATCCGCAAAATTCACTGCCCACTCTCCCAAGAAGTCCAGATATTTCACCATCCATTCCACCAG TCCTGAATGCGCCTGCCCCAAGGGAAAAGCCACAAAATCCACTGCCCACCCTCCCAAGAATTCCAGATATTTCACCATCCACTCCACCAG tCCTGAATGCGCCTGCTCCAAGGGGAAAGCCCCAAAATCATCTGCCCACCCACCCAATCATTCCAGAAGTCTCACCATCTATTCCACCAG TCTTTAATGCGCCTTCTCCAAGGGGAAAGCCACAAGATCCACTGCCCGCCCGCCCAACCAATCCCGAAGTCTCACCATCTATTCCACCAG CGACAGTTGCACCACCTCCAAGGAAGTTGCCTAACAATTCACTACCCAGCCATCCAAGATTTCCTCGAAAACCTCCATCCGTTTCACCAG TTAAGCATGATATAACCCCTGTATCAACTCCGTGGCCAAGCATCAACCACAAAAGAGCAAGTGCTCCAACTGTTGCACCTCCTAATAGAATGACCAATCGGCATCCAGCAAAAG CTCCCACTGAACACAAAGCCATGGGGCGCTCTACTAATGCTCCTCCTCATAAATTCCCTAATTCTCCCCCCGAGGAAGGATCATATCCTCCCTTATCTGCACCTTCAACCTCATTTCAGAGGGATCACCACCTAAAAGATAATATGACAGCAATCACTCCATCACCCTATGAAGTTTATCCTCCTGTTTCAACTGAACAAG GTCCGTTGATCCCTCCATCTCCTTCGTTTCactcaaaatcatatccaaagactAACCTTAGGCCCCACTCTCATTCACCAG GAACGTCGGTATCACCGTTGCTTGCGCCTTTAACTTCTCCAGAAAGCCACGATTCTCCTGCAATATCAGAGTCTCCAACTGCTTCATCTAGACCAACTAAAA AACCATTTGTTTCCCCTAAAATGTCTCCCTCTGGGTCTCCACCAAGGCATCCAAAGATACCGCGTCCATTTCAAGCACTACCACCTCCACCTCCTAATCAAG ATTGCGCATCATTGACTTGTGCAGAGCCTTTCACAAATGGTCCACCAAAAGCACCTTGTGTTTGTGTCTTGCCTATGCGAGTTGGACTACGCCTTAGTGTAGCACTCTACACCTTCTTCCCTTTGGTTTCAGAGCTGGCAACAGAAATTGCTGTTGGGGTATTTATGGATCCAAGTCAAGTTCGTATTATGGGAGCAAATTCAGCCAGCCAGTATCCAGAGAAGACCATTGTCCTTATTGATTTGGTACcccttggagaaaaatttgataACACTACAGCATTTCTGACATCGCAAAGATTCTGGCACAAACAAGTTGTTATAAAAGCTTCTCTTTTTGgtgattatgatgtgttgtATGTGCAATATCCAG GTCTTCCTCCGTCTCCACCTTCAGCAGCTTCAGACATTGATACCATAGGTAGCCAACCATATCCTGGTGATAATAATGGAAGTACCAAGCCCCTTGGAGTTGATGTCAGCGGGAAACAGCACAAAAATGGGCCAAATCGGAGTGTCATAGCAGTAATTGTATTGTCAGCCTCTGTCGCAGTTATTTTAGGCTGTGCCGTTGCATGGGTTTTGCTTTTCAGACATAGAGATCGTGGGTATCAGTCAGAACCAACTCCACTAACTACATTACCATCCCTTGCAAAGTCATCAG GGATTGCAACCTCCATCATTGGGAGCAGGCCAAACTCTCCTTCATTATCCTTTAGTTCTAGCTTTGCTGCGTATACTGGTTCGGCTAGAACATTCAGTTCAAATGAAATTGAGAGAGCAACTGACCGCTTCAATGAAGCAAGAGTACTAGGTGAAGGGGGATTTGGTGTTGTTTATAGTGGTGTGCTTGATGATGGGATGGAAGTGGCAGTGAAAGTCCTCAAGAGAGATGATCAACAGGGTGGTCGTGAATTTTTGGCCGAAGTAGAGATGCTTAGCCGCCTCCATCATAGGAACTTGGTCAAGTTGATAGGAATATGTCTTGAGGAGCGCAGTCGCTGTTTACTTTATGAGCTCATCCCAAATGGAAGCGTGGAATCTCACCTTCATG GTATTGACAAGGAAATTTCTCCACTTGATTGGAATGCCCGAATAAAAATAGCACTTGGTGCTGCCCGAGGCCTGGCCTATTTGCATGAAGATTCCAGTCCCCGAGTCATACACAGGGATTTTAAGTCTAGTAACATCTTACTGGAACATGATTTCACCCCGAAAGTGTCTGATTTTGGTTTGGCAAGAGCTGCATTAGAGGAAGGAAGCAGACACATATCGACTCGAGTCATGGGAACTTTTGG GTATGTAGCTCCAGAATATGCTATGACAGGGCATCTTCTTGTAAAAAGTGATGTTTACAGCTATGGGGTTGTCCTGCTTGAGCTGCTAACTGGAAGAAAGCCAGTGGATATGTCCCAGCCACCAGGTCAAGAGAATTTAGTCGCTTGGGCACGCCCACTCCTTACGAGTGAAGAAGGTCTTGAGTTGATTGTGGATCGTACTTTGGGGCCTGATTTCCCATTTGATGACATCGTAAAAGTAGCTGCTATTGCTTCAATGTGTGTTCAACCAGAGGTATCTCACAGGCCTTTCATGGGTGAGGTCGTCCAGGCCTTGAAGCTGGTATGTAATGAATGCGAACAGACAAAAGGCATCATGTCTCGAAGTTGTAGCCGAGATGATCTGTCTATTGACATGGATGGTAGGATAAGTACATCTTCAAGCCAAGTGTTGAACACTAGACGACCTCAATCCCCGGGCTCTAACTCGGACAGTGAGTTGGATGTTGAGAGGGGACTTTCAATGTCAGATTTACTTAGTCCGTTAGCAAGCTATGGGAAGCAAGAATCTGGTTCATTTAGGAGGTACTCTAGCTCAGGTCCTATCAGAAAAGGAAAAACCAGGAGGCTATGGCATAAAATGAGAAGATTATCTGGAGGTAGTGTGAGCGAGCATGGCGTGATGTTAGGGTTACGGCCTGGATCCCACTAA
- the LOC132037690 gene encoding receptor-like serine/threonine-protein kinase ALE2 isoform X8 codes for MGGVKLHLLCLVVLELCAFAFSQGSKGFSLSPSPSASTAIPPIEEGIPSSVSHGNALRSNAPAPAFELNGTSPPANVFPPPKEVLTPSQQPSAPIILPTPSSAPPAITSAPPQIASLPAPPPTVITWNVPAPVLPPSAPKADHRHTEQPVVVPEAPAPVSSPGRKSPDDAPTKAPQVPGSTPPSESRPSESPLSSNGPAPRENPQNSLPTLPRSPDISPSIPPVLNAPAPREKPQNPLPTLPRNLDISPSIPPVLNAPAPREKPQNPLPTLPRIPDISPSTPPVLNAPAPRGKPQNHLPTHPIIPEVSPSIPPVFNAPSPRGKPQDPLPARPTNPEVSPSIPPATVAPPPRKLPNNSLPSHPRFPRKPPSVSPVKHDITPVSTPWPSINHKRASAPTVAPPNRMTNRHPAKAPTEHKAMGRSTNAPPHKFPNSPPEEGSYPPLSAPSTSFQRDHHLKDNMTAITPSPYEVYPPVSTEQGPLIPPSPSFHSKSYPKTNLRPHSHSPGTSVSPLLAPLTSPESHDSPAISESPTASSRPTKKPFVSPKMSPSGSPPRHPKIPRPFQALPPPPPNQDCASLTCAEPFTNGPPKAPCVCVLPMRVGLRLSVALYTFFPLVSELATEIAVGVFMDPSQVRIMGANSASQYPEKTIVLIDLVPLGEKFDNTTAFLTSQRFWHKQVVIKASLFGDYDVLYVQYPGLPPSPPSAASDIDTIGSQPYPGDNNGSTKPLGVDVSGKQHKNGPNRSVIAVIVLSASVAVILGCAVAWVLLFRHRDRGYQSEPTPLTTLPSLAKSSGIATSIIGSRPNSPSLSFSSSFAAYTGSARTFSSNEIERATDRFNEARVLGEGGFGVVYSGVLDDGMEVAVKVLKRDDQQGGREFLAEVEMLSRLHHRNLVKLIGICLEERSRCLLYELIPNGSVESHLHGIDKEISPLDWNARIKIALGAARGLAYLHEDSSPRVIHRDFKSSNILLEHDFTPKVSDFGLARAALEEGSRHISTRVMGTFGYVAPEYAMTGHLLVKSDVYSYGVVLLELLTGRKPVDMSQPPGQENLVAWARPLLTSEEGLELIVDRTLGPDFPFDDIVKVAAIASMCVQPEVSHRPFMGEVVQALKLVCNECEQTKGIMSRSCSRDDLSIDMDGRISTSSSQVLNTRRPQSPGSNSDSELDVERGLSMSDLLSPLASYGKQESGSFRRYSSSGPIRKGKTRRLWHKMRRLSGGSVSEHGVMLGLRPGSH; via the exons ATGGGTGGGGTGAAGCTGCACCTTCTTTGCTTGGTGGTGTTGGAATTATGTGCCTTTGCTTTCTCTCAGGGATCTAAAG GTTTCAGTTTATCCCCCTCTCCATCAGCATCAACTGCAATTCCTCCTATTGAAGAGGGAATTCCCTCTTCCGTCTCTCATGGGAATGCATTGAGAAGTAATGCACCTGCTCCTGCATTTGAGCTAAATG GGACTTCTCCTCCTGCAAATGTTTTTCCACCACCGAAAGAAGTTCTTACACCATCTCAGCAACCAAGTGCTCCTATAATATTGCCAACACCCAGTTCAGCCCCACCCGCAATCACTTCGGCCCCGCCACAAATCGCTTCTCTACCAGCTCCTCCTCCTACTGTGATTACGTGGAATGTTCCTGCTCCAGTTCTGCCTCCAAGTGCTCCTAAGGCAGATCATCGACATACTGAGCAGCCTGTTGTTGTGCCAGAAGCTCCTG CACCAGTCTCGTCACCTGGAAGGAAATCACCTGACGACGCACCAACTAAAGCTCCACAGGTACCTGGATCTACGCCACCTAGTGAGAGCAGGCCATCAGAGAGTCCTCTCTCCTCAAATGGCCCAG CTCCAAGGGAAAATCCGCAAAATTCACTGCCCACTCTCCCAAGAAGTCCAGATATTTCACCATCCATTCCACCAG TCCTGAATGCGCCTGCCCCAAGGGAAAAGCCACAAAATCCACTGCCCACCCTCCCAAGAAATCTAGATATTTCACCATCCATTCCACCAG TCCTGAATGCGCCTGCCCCAAGGGAAAAGCCACAAAATCCACTGCCCACCCTCCCAAGAATTCCAGATATTTCACCATCCACTCCACCAG tCCTGAATGCGCCTGCTCCAAGGGGAAAGCCCCAAAATCATCTGCCCACCCACCCAATCATTCCAGAAGTCTCACCATCTATTCCACCAG TCTTTAATGCGCCTTCTCCAAGGGGAAAGCCACAAGATCCACTGCCCGCCCGCCCAACCAATCCCGAAGTCTCACCATCTATTCCACCAG CGACAGTTGCACCACCTCCAAGGAAGTTGCCTAACAATTCACTACCCAGCCATCCAAGATTTCCTCGAAAACCTCCATCCGTTTCACCAG TTAAGCATGATATAACCCCTGTATCAACTCCGTGGCCAAGCATCAACCACAAAAGAGCAAGTGCTCCAACTGTTGCACCTCCTAATAGAATGACCAATCGGCATCCAGCAAAAG CTCCCACTGAACACAAAGCCATGGGGCGCTCTACTAATGCTCCTCCTCATAAATTCCCTAATTCTCCCCCCGAGGAAGGATCATATCCTCCCTTATCTGCACCTTCAACCTCATTTCAGAGGGATCACCACCTAAAAGATAATATGACAGCAATCACTCCATCACCCTATGAAGTTTATCCTCCTGTTTCAACTGAACAAG GTCCGTTGATCCCTCCATCTCCTTCGTTTCactcaaaatcatatccaaagactAACCTTAGGCCCCACTCTCATTCACCAG GAACGTCGGTATCACCGTTGCTTGCGCCTTTAACTTCTCCAGAAAGCCACGATTCTCCTGCAATATCAGAGTCTCCAACTGCTTCATCTAGACCAACTAAAA AACCATTTGTTTCCCCTAAAATGTCTCCCTCTGGGTCTCCACCAAGGCATCCAAAGATACCGCGTCCATTTCAAGCACTACCACCTCCACCTCCTAATCAAG ATTGCGCATCATTGACTTGTGCAGAGCCTTTCACAAATGGTCCACCAAAAGCACCTTGTGTTTGTGTCTTGCCTATGCGAGTTGGACTACGCCTTAGTGTAGCACTCTACACCTTCTTCCCTTTGGTTTCAGAGCTGGCAACAGAAATTGCTGTTGGGGTATTTATGGATCCAAGTCAAGTTCGTATTATGGGAGCAAATTCAGCCAGCCAGTATCCAGAGAAGACCATTGTCCTTATTGATTTGGTACcccttggagaaaaatttgataACACTACAGCATTTCTGACATCGCAAAGATTCTGGCACAAACAAGTTGTTATAAAAGCTTCTCTTTTTGgtgattatgatgtgttgtATGTGCAATATCCAG GTCTTCCTCCGTCTCCACCTTCAGCAGCTTCAGACATTGATACCATAGGTAGCCAACCATATCCTGGTGATAATAATGGAAGTACCAAGCCCCTTGGAGTTGATGTCAGCGGGAAACAGCACAAAAATGGGCCAAATCGGAGTGTCATAGCAGTAATTGTATTGTCAGCCTCTGTCGCAGTTATTTTAGGCTGTGCCGTTGCATGGGTTTTGCTTTTCAGACATAGAGATCGTGGGTATCAGTCAGAACCAACTCCACTAACTACATTACCATCCCTTGCAAAGTCATCAG GGATTGCAACCTCCATCATTGGGAGCAGGCCAAACTCTCCTTCATTATCCTTTAGTTCTAGCTTTGCTGCGTATACTGGTTCGGCTAGAACATTCAGTTCAAATGAAATTGAGAGAGCAACTGACCGCTTCAATGAAGCAAGAGTACTAGGTGAAGGGGGATTTGGTGTTGTTTATAGTGGTGTGCTTGATGATGGGATGGAAGTGGCAGTGAAAGTCCTCAAGAGAGATGATCAACAGGGTGGTCGTGAATTTTTGGCCGAAGTAGAGATGCTTAGCCGCCTCCATCATAGGAACTTGGTCAAGTTGATAGGAATATGTCTTGAGGAGCGCAGTCGCTGTTTACTTTATGAGCTCATCCCAAATGGAAGCGTGGAATCTCACCTTCATG GTATTGACAAGGAAATTTCTCCACTTGATTGGAATGCCCGAATAAAAATAGCACTTGGTGCTGCCCGAGGCCTGGCCTATTTGCATGAAGATTCCAGTCCCCGAGTCATACACAGGGATTTTAAGTCTAGTAACATCTTACTGGAACATGATTTCACCCCGAAAGTGTCTGATTTTGGTTTGGCAAGAGCTGCATTAGAGGAAGGAAGCAGACACATATCGACTCGAGTCATGGGAACTTTTGG GTATGTAGCTCCAGAATATGCTATGACAGGGCATCTTCTTGTAAAAAGTGATGTTTACAGCTATGGGGTTGTCCTGCTTGAGCTGCTAACTGGAAGAAAGCCAGTGGATATGTCCCAGCCACCAGGTCAAGAGAATTTAGTCGCTTGGGCACGCCCACTCCTTACGAGTGAAGAAGGTCTTGAGTTGATTGTGGATCGTACTTTGGGGCCTGATTTCCCATTTGATGACATCGTAAAAGTAGCTGCTATTGCTTCAATGTGTGTTCAACCAGAGGTATCTCACAGGCCTTTCATGGGTGAGGTCGTCCAGGCCTTGAAGCTGGTATGTAATGAATGCGAACAGACAAAAGGCATCATGTCTCGAAGTTGTAGCCGAGATGATCTGTCTATTGACATGGATGGTAGGATAAGTACATCTTCAAGCCAAGTGTTGAACACTAGACGACCTCAATCCCCGGGCTCTAACTCGGACAGTGAGTTGGATGTTGAGAGGGGACTTTCAATGTCAGATTTACTTAGTCCGTTAGCAAGCTATGGGAAGCAAGAATCTGGTTCATTTAGGAGGTACTCTAGCTCAGGTCCTATCAGAAAAGGAAAAACCAGGAGGCTATGGCATAAAATGAGAAGATTATCTGGAGGTAGTGTGAGCGAGCATGGCGTGATGTTAGGGTTACGGCCTGGATCCCACTAA